The following coding sequences are from one Hypanus sabinus isolate sHypSab1 chromosome 5 unlocalized genomic scaffold, sHypSab1.hap1 SUPER_5_unloc_4, whole genome shotgun sequence window:
- the LOC132385447 gene encoding E3 ubiquitin-protein ligase TRIM39-like, whose amino-acid sequence MSDTIKRVSVTLDVETASPVLEVSEDRKSVRRTGTRRDLPDTGKRFTDRTCVLGSEGFTSGRHYWEVEVTGNRVWSLGVAAESVERKRQVGLSPETGFWIIIAA is encoded by the coding sequence tctctgtcaccctggatgtggaaacggcaaGTCCGGtgctcgaggtgtctgaggatcggaagagtgtgagacggACCGGGACCCGGAgggatctccctgacaccgggaagaggtTCACAGACCGGAcgtgtgtgctgggatcggagggattcacatcggggagacattactgggaggtggaggtgacggggaatcggGTCTGGagtctgggagtcgccgcagagtctgtggagaggaagagacAGGTCGGACTGAGTCCCGAGACCGGATTCTGGATCATCATCGCGGCATAA